A region from the Sutcliffiella horikoshii genome encodes:
- a CDS encoding PDZ domain-containing protein — protein sequence MDSWFWELLIGVGRLFIHPVLYVTLAVAVVLGYFRVKRERHDFHIRVEYGLTEFQKASKSLLVGLALSVLTIGLGVIIPFGTIVILSFFSIIFTLFIKPRWLSTAYIFGFTILAVVLVPKLETGVTIFQRLAESVEATHLPTLAILMGIIMVAEGMFVWKQAPVQTSPQLQKSKRGLPVGTHVVQRVWILPLFLFVPVGAGGIETSFEWWPVLQLGDQTLSLWLVPFSMGYYQRLKASLPLDAIPIVGRQLVLLAVVVVLTGVGSLWWENASILAAVFAVVGREWLNYRAKTEDEKHQPIFVQRDKGLVILGVIPDSPAEKMNLQIGEVITKVNNIPVNTVSNFYEALQQNRAFCKLQVVDANGEARFAQTALYEGDHHELGLLFVQVGKKWKQTEAV from the coding sequence ATGGATTCATGGTTTTGGGAATTGCTGATAGGAGTGGGACGCCTTTTCATCCACCCTGTCCTTTATGTAACCTTAGCCGTTGCAGTAGTATTGGGGTATTTTCGCGTCAAAAGAGAACGCCATGACTTTCATATACGAGTGGAATACGGCCTGACGGAGTTTCAAAAGGCCTCCAAGAGTCTTTTGGTTGGACTCGCTTTATCTGTGCTGACAATTGGTTTGGGAGTGATCATTCCTTTTGGAACGATCGTAATCCTTAGTTTCTTTAGCATCATTTTTACCCTCTTCATTAAGCCGAGATGGCTTTCTACTGCCTACATATTCGGGTTTACTATTTTGGCAGTTGTGCTTGTTCCAAAATTGGAGACTGGTGTCACCATTTTTCAGCGCTTGGCTGAATCTGTTGAAGCAACACATTTGCCGACACTTGCCATACTGATGGGGATAATCATGGTTGCTGAAGGAATGTTTGTCTGGAAGCAGGCACCCGTCCAGACCTCTCCACAGCTTCAGAAAAGTAAGCGTGGGCTGCCGGTAGGTACACATGTTGTCCAGAGAGTATGGATTCTTCCGTTATTCTTATTCGTGCCTGTTGGTGCTGGAGGAATCGAGACAAGCTTTGAATGGTGGCCTGTCCTGCAATTGGGAGATCAAACTCTTTCCTTGTGGCTTGTTCCATTCAGTATGGGTTATTATCAACGACTAAAAGCAAGCTTACCGCTAGATGCGATCCCGATTGTAGGTAGACAATTGGTTCTGCTTGCCGTAGTGGTAGTATTGACTGGAGTTGGCAGCTTATGGTGGGAAAATGCCTCCATCCTTGCAGCAGTCTTTGCTGTAGTAGGTAGGGAATGGCTGAATTATAGGGCCAAAACAGAGGACGAGAAGCACCAGCCGATCTTTGTTCAACGTGACAAAGGATTGGTCATTCTTGGGGTGATTCCGGATAGTCCGGCTGAGAAAATGAACCTCCAAATTGGAGAAGTAATTACAAAAGTAAACAATATACCGGTAAATACCGTTTCGAATTTTTACGAAGCACTTCAACAAAACAGGGCTTTTTGCAAACTGCAAGTCGTGGATGCAAACGGTGAAGCCCGTTTTGCCCAAACTGCCTTATACGAAGGTGACCACCATGAATTGGGATTACTGTTCGTACAAGTCGGGAAGAAGTGGAAGCAGACGGAAGCTGTATAG
- the uvrB gene encoding excinuclease ABC subunit UvrB: MEQFELVSGYKPDGDQPTAIAEIVEGLKNGKKHQTLLGATGTGKTFTVSNVIQAVNKPTLIIAHNKTLAGQLYSEFKEFFPNNAVEYFVSYYDYYQPEAYVPSTDTFIEKDASINDEIDKLRHSATASLFERNDVIIIASVSCIYGLGSPEEYRDLVVSLRTGMEKERNVLLRDLVDIQYSRNDIDFKRGTFRVRGDVVEIFPASRDEHCIRVEFFGDEIDRIREVDALTGEILGDRNHVSIFPASHFVTREEKMKKAIVNIQAELEERLEELREAGKLLEAQRLEQRTRYDLEMMAEMGFCSGIENYSRHLTLRPAGSTPYTLMDFFPEDFLLVIDESHVTLPQIRGMFNGDQARKQVLVDHGFRLPSAKDNRPLRFEEFEKKTAQLVYVSATPGPYELEHTPKMVEQIIRPTGLLDPIIEVRPIKGQIDDLIGEIHKRVEKDERVLVTTLTKKMSEDLTAYLKELGIKVAYLHSEIKTLDRIEIIRELRMGKHDVLIGINLLREGLDIPEVSLVTILDADKEGFLRSERSLIQTIGRAARNSNGKVIMYADKITKSMDIALNETKRRREIQEAYNLEHGITPTTIKKKVPELIRATFVAEEDGDYEGKVRTLRPKNKKEREKLIESMEQEMKDAAKALDFERAAELRDLILELKAEG; the protein is encoded by the coding sequence ATGGAACAGTTTGAGTTAGTTTCTGGATATAAGCCGGATGGAGATCAGCCGACCGCGATCGCGGAGATTGTGGAAGGCCTTAAAAACGGGAAAAAGCATCAGACGCTTCTTGGTGCAACGGGTACCGGTAAGACGTTTACTGTCTCCAATGTAATTCAGGCAGTAAACAAACCAACTTTAATTATCGCCCACAACAAAACGTTGGCAGGGCAATTATATAGTGAGTTTAAGGAGTTTTTCCCAAACAACGCAGTTGAGTATTTTGTTAGTTATTATGATTACTATCAACCGGAAGCGTATGTACCTTCCACCGATACATTCATAGAAAAAGACGCAAGTATCAATGATGAAATTGATAAGCTTCGCCACTCGGCAACGGCTTCCCTTTTTGAGCGAAACGACGTGATCATCATCGCCAGTGTGTCATGTATTTATGGCTTGGGTTCACCGGAAGAATACCGTGACCTTGTTGTCAGCTTAAGAACAGGTATGGAAAAAGAACGGAATGTTTTGCTACGCGACTTAGTAGACATCCAATACAGCAGGAATGACATTGACTTCAAGCGCGGTACCTTCCGGGTTCGTGGCGATGTGGTGGAGATTTTCCCGGCATCCCGTGACGAACACTGTATTCGTGTGGAATTCTTCGGAGACGAGATCGACCGCATACGAGAAGTGGATGCACTAACAGGGGAGATTCTTGGAGACAGGAACCATGTCTCCATTTTCCCGGCATCCCACTTCGTAACCCGTGAAGAGAAGATGAAAAAAGCCATTGTCAACATTCAGGCAGAACTGGAAGAGCGACTGGAAGAACTTCGCGAGGCTGGCAAACTGCTTGAAGCTCAGCGACTGGAACAGCGAACCCGATATGACTTGGAAATGATGGCGGAAATGGGCTTTTGTTCGGGAATCGAGAACTACTCCCGTCACCTGACACTACGTCCTGCAGGATCGACTCCCTACACACTAATGGACTTCTTCCCGGAAGATTTCTTGTTGGTAATTGACGAGTCACACGTTACGCTTCCACAAATCAGAGGGATGTTCAATGGAGACCAGGCAAGAAAACAAGTTCTAGTAGACCATGGTTTCCGCCTGCCGTCAGCAAAGGACAACCGTCCATTAAGGTTTGAGGAATTTGAAAAGAAAACAGCCCAGCTTGTTTACGTTTCTGCTACACCAGGACCATACGAGCTGGAGCATACACCAAAAATGGTCGAGCAGATCATCCGACCGACCGGACTGCTTGATCCAATTATTGAAGTGAGACCGATTAAAGGCCAGATTGACGACCTGATCGGTGAAATCCATAAAAGGGTGGAGAAGGATGAAAGGGTTCTTGTCACTACCTTGACGAAGAAAATGTCCGAGGATCTCACCGCTTACTTAAAAGAGCTGGGTATTAAAGTTGCGTATCTGCATTCTGAAATCAAGACGCTTGACCGGATTGAGATAATAAGAGAATTGAGGATGGGGAAACATGATGTTCTGATTGGGATCAACCTATTGAGGGAAGGTCTCGACATCCCGGAAGTATCCCTTGTTACTATTTTAGACGCAGACAAGGAAGGCTTCCTCCGTTCTGAACGGTCCTTGATTCAAACCATCGGACGTGCGGCACGTAACTCGAACGGTAAAGTCATCATGTATGCAGATAAAATAACGAAATCCATGGATATCGCGTTAAATGAAACAAAGCGTCGCCGTGAAATCCAGGAGGCTTATAACCTGGAGCATGGCATCACGCCGACAACCATCAAGAAAAAAGTTCCGGAACTTATCCGTGCCACTTTCGTAGCCGAGGAAGATGGCGATTACGAGGGCAAAGTACGGACACTCAGACCGAAGAACAAGAAAGAAAGAGAAAAGCTCATAGAAAGCATGGAGCAGGAAATGAAAGATGCGGCAAAAGCGCTCGATTTCGAACGTGCAGCCGAGCTTCGTGACCTCATCTTGGAGCTCAAAGCGGAAGGATGA
- a CDS encoding MurR/RpiR family transcriptional regulator, translating into MNRQESQYCMMRIRSHYPQFRGKEQVIADYILNNPQKIVHSTINQVADDLGVADSTVFRFCQRIGFKGYQAMKIALATEIVEPIQDIHENIMEHDSEKTIAEKVFRSNIKTLEDTLKILDDQAFHQVISAILGARKVELFGSGGSNVIAMDAYHKLIRTGISVNVQSDTHMQLMSASQLTDEDVAIIISHTGASKDMMHILEVVKASGVKTIGITNFAKSPLSQGVDIALYTMSEETDYRSEALASRIAQLAMIDAIYVNVLMAKKDEGKEALQKVRAAISVKRV; encoded by the coding sequence ATGAACAGACAAGAATCGCAATACTGCATGATGCGCATACGTTCCCACTATCCACAATTCAGGGGGAAGGAGCAAGTCATCGCGGACTATATCCTCAATAATCCACAAAAAATTGTCCACAGCACCATCAACCAGGTTGCCGATGATCTCGGTGTAGCCGACTCCACCGTATTCCGTTTTTGCCAGCGAATCGGCTTTAAAGGCTATCAGGCGATGAAGATTGCACTCGCAACGGAAATTGTGGAGCCTATTCAAGATATTCATGAAAATATCATGGAACATGACAGCGAAAAAACGATCGCGGAAAAAGTTTTCCGATCCAATATAAAAACGCTTGAAGATACGTTAAAAATCCTAGATGATCAAGCTTTTCACCAGGTGATCAGCGCCATTCTCGGGGCCCGGAAGGTTGAGTTGTTCGGAAGTGGAGGATCCAATGTCATCGCCATGGACGCCTATCATAAACTTATTCGCACAGGTATTTCGGTGAACGTTCAGTCTGACACTCACATGCAGCTTATGTCTGCCAGTCAACTGACAGATGAAGACGTGGCCATCATCATTTCTCATACTGGTGCATCCAAGGATATGATGCACATTCTTGAAGTGGTGAAAGCAAGTGGAGTGAAGACAATCGGCATCACCAACTTTGCAAAGTCTCCGTTGAGTCAAGGAGTGGACATCGCACTGTACACGATGTCTGAAGAGACCGATTACAGATCAGAAGCATTGGCCTCCCGAATCGCTCAGCTTGCCATGATTGATGCCATTTATGTGAATGTGCTCATGGCGAAGAAGGATGAGGGAAAAGAGGCACTGCAAAAGGTTCGTGCGGCGATATCAGTGAAGCGAGTTTAG
- a CDS encoding GntP family permease, with product MSGSMLILIAAAAIFVLLFLVIRTKLHAFVALLLVSLLVGIASGMPLNEVTASVQNGMGGTLGFVAVVVGLGAMFGKMLEVSGGAERLAQTLMKKFGEDKSQWALGITGFLVAIPVFFDVGFIILVPIVYGLAKKTGKSLLHYGIPLLAGLAVTHSFIPPTPGPIAVADLIGADLGWVILFGVIAGIPAMILAGPVFGKYIGKKIHVVVPKYMEIDEDKVYDKDLPGFGLIASIILVPLVLILVNTFSTVIFEEGHIVREITTFVGHPFVALTIATLLTFYFLGTKRGYTKQDVQDIATKALEPAGIIILVTGAGGVFKQVLIDSGVGDVLGEMMAGSALPPIVLAFLIAAAVRVAQGSATVSMVTAAGLITPLIGIMGLEGPVLGLIVISIASGATVLSHVNDSGFWLVNRYFGLDVKDTLKSWTVMETIIGLVGFAVAVILGIFIG from the coding sequence ATGTCAGGATCCATGCTAATCCTAATCGCAGCAGCAGCAATATTCGTCCTACTATTCCTAGTCATCCGCACCAAACTACACGCATTCGTAGCCCTGCTGCTAGTCAGCTTACTAGTAGGTATCGCATCAGGCATGCCGCTAAATGAAGTTACCGCATCCGTACAAAACGGAATGGGAGGCACCCTCGGGTTCGTTGCAGTCGTAGTCGGACTTGGTGCCATGTTTGGTAAAATGCTAGAAGTGTCAGGTGGAGCAGAAAGACTTGCTCAAACGTTAATGAAGAAATTCGGTGAAGATAAGTCCCAGTGGGCACTTGGTATCACAGGTTTCTTAGTAGCAATCCCGGTATTCTTTGATGTAGGATTCATCATTTTAGTGCCAATCGTTTATGGCTTGGCGAAAAAAACAGGAAAGTCCCTTTTACACTACGGTATTCCATTGCTAGCTGGTCTTGCTGTAACGCACAGCTTTATCCCGCCAACTCCGGGACCAATCGCAGTAGCTGACTTAATCGGCGCAGACCTTGGATGGGTTATCCTATTTGGTGTTATCGCAGGTATTCCGGCAATGATTTTAGCGGGACCGGTGTTTGGTAAATATATTGGTAAGAAAATTCACGTTGTTGTACCAAAATATATGGAAATTGATGAAGACAAGGTATATGACAAGGATCTACCAGGATTCGGACTTATTGCTTCTATCATTTTAGTACCTTTAGTATTGATTTTAGTGAATACGTTTTCAACGGTTATTTTTGAAGAAGGTCACATCGTTCGAGAGATTACGACATTTGTCGGTCACCCGTTCGTAGCGTTGACGATTGCAACATTATTGACGTTCTACTTCCTTGGAACGAAGCGCGGATATACGAAACAAGATGTACAAGATATTGCGACTAAAGCGCTTGAGCCAGCAGGTATCATCATCCTTGTAACTGGTGCCGGTGGAGTCTTCAAGCAAGTACTAATCGACTCTGGTGTTGGTGATGTTCTTGGTGAAATGATGGCAGGATCTGCATTGCCTCCAATCGTTCTTGCGTTCTTGATTGCAGCGGCAGTTCGTGTGGCACAAGGTTCCGCAACAGTTTCGATGGTAACAGCAGCAGGACTGATCACACCGCTAATCGGTATCATGGGTCTTGAAGGTCCGGTACTAGGTCTGATCGTTATCTCGATTGCTTCCGGTGCAACGGTTCTATCGCACGTAAACGATTCTGGTTTCTGGTTGGTAAACAGATACTTCGGCCTTGATGTAAAAGATACGTTAAAATCTTGGACGGTTATGGAAACCATCATCGGACTTGTAGGTTTTGCAGTAGCAGTAATTCTTGGTATATTTATAGGATAA
- a CDS encoding DUF1646 family protein, whose amino-acid sequence MDFGLISIFLVVLLGPLLVKKIEDNMEVFLLSMGILASMVSGVYNEQLFFIAATDPILISLAVLMAGLVFRWLQMPFSRILRFLKNKIPFKLFIFLLVVFLGLISSVITAIIAALLLVFIVVGLDLEKREQIRLTVLACFSIGLGAALTPIGEPLSIVTISKLNGDFFYLFRLIGKDVLLSLFLFGLLAAFMVKAPGANEMVRSVKDRESYEEIFLRGLKIYFFVMGLTFLGAGFEPFVSTYFLGMDPSVLYWFNMSSAILDNATLAAAEISAELDPAVIRVILLGLMISGGMLVPGNIPNIIAAGKLGITSKEWARHGVPVGLGAMVIYYFIVI is encoded by the coding sequence ATGGATTTCGGATTGATATCGATTTTTCTGGTCGTTTTATTGGGACCTTTACTTGTCAAAAAAATAGAAGATAATATGGAAGTTTTCCTGTTAAGCATGGGGATACTTGCTAGTATGGTAAGTGGAGTATACAATGAACAGCTGTTCTTCATCGCCGCAACCGATCCAATCTTAATTTCGCTTGCAGTCCTAATGGCGGGACTGGTTTTCAGATGGTTGCAGATGCCATTTAGCCGAATTCTTCGCTTTTTGAAAAATAAAATCCCATTTAAGTTATTTATCTTTTTACTTGTTGTGTTTCTTGGATTAATTTCTAGTGTCATTACAGCAATTATCGCTGCGCTCCTATTAGTATTCATCGTGGTAGGGCTTGATCTTGAAAAAAGAGAGCAAATAAGGCTTACAGTCCTTGCTTGTTTTTCCATAGGACTTGGTGCAGCGCTGACGCCGATTGGGGAGCCATTATCCATCGTGACAATCAGTAAGTTGAACGGGGATTTCTTTTACCTATTCAGGTTGATTGGCAAGGATGTCCTCTTATCTTTATTCTTGTTCGGCTTGCTTGCTGCCTTCATGGTGAAAGCACCAGGAGCTAACGAAATGGTGCGGAGTGTGAAGGACAGGGAAAGCTATGAAGAAATTTTTCTTCGCGGCTTGAAAATCTACTTCTTTGTAATGGGATTGACTTTTCTTGGTGCGGGATTTGAACCATTTGTCTCTACCTACTTTTTAGGAATGGATCCTTCTGTTTTGTACTGGTTCAATATGTCATCTGCCATCTTGGATAATGCGACACTTGCGGCTGCAGAAATCAGTGCCGAACTGGATCCGGCAGTCATCCGGGTGATTTTGCTTGGTCTCATGATAAGTGGGGGAATGTTGGTGCCTGGGAATATTCCCAATATCATCGCTGCGGGAAAGCTTGGGATTACAAGTAAAGAGTGGGCAAGGCATGGGGTTCCTGTTGGACTTGGTGCGATGGTGATTTATTATTTTATTGTCATATAG
- the gntK gene encoding gluconokinase, translating to MTMTTYMLGVDIGTTSTKAVLFTKDGKVESQHAVEYPLYTPEMGAAEQDPDEILEAVAVSIRETILKGGIDTTVLSHVSFSAAMHSLIAVDEAGIPLTKSITWADQRSEKWAKKIKNEWDGHEIYRRTGTPIHPMSPLAKLVWLRNEHPAIFEKASKFISIKEYVFYKLFGKYVVDHSIASATGMLNLERLDWDAGALGVAGVTPGKLSRLVPTTEIITGLQPEWAVKLGLLADVKFVIGANDGVLSNLGVNAVQPGVVALTIGTSGAIRTVADKPVTDPKGRTFCYALTEDHWVIGGPVNNGGMIMRWLRDEFCQAEVEEAKAHGVDPYDVMTAKISQVKPGAEGVLFHPYLTGERAPLWNGNARGSFYGLGIHHKREHMMRAVLEGINLNLYTVLLALEEIIGIPEKIHATGGFARSEVWCQMLSNIFNQEVSIPESVESSCLGAAVLGLYALGEIDSFDVMNEMVGTTNGYVPDQAEVEVYKELTPLFIRLSRLYEQEFDAVVAFQQRK from the coding sequence ATCACCATGACAACATACATGCTAGGCGTTGATATAGGAACAACAAGCACAAAGGCGGTTCTTTTTACGAAGGACGGAAAAGTAGAAAGCCAACATGCCGTGGAATATCCTTTGTACACTCCTGAAATGGGAGCGGCTGAACAGGATCCCGACGAAATTCTCGAAGCGGTGGCTGTTTCCATTAGAGAAACTATTCTAAAAGGTGGCATCGATACCACAGTCCTTTCCCATGTCAGCTTCAGTGCGGCGATGCACAGTCTGATTGCAGTGGATGAAGCAGGAATTCCCTTGACGAAAAGCATCACTTGGGCGGACCAACGCAGTGAGAAATGGGCAAAGAAAATTAAGAATGAATGGGACGGCCACGAGATTTATCGGAGAACAGGAACACCGATCCACCCGATGTCCCCTCTGGCTAAGTTAGTTTGGTTGCGAAACGAACACCCTGCCATTTTTGAAAAAGCATCTAAATTCATCTCCATAAAAGAATATGTGTTTTACAAGTTGTTTGGAAAGTATGTAGTGGATCATTCGATTGCGTCTGCAACTGGAATGCTAAATCTGGAAAGATTGGATTGGGACGCGGGCGCACTTGGAGTTGCCGGTGTAACTCCTGGCAAGTTGTCCCGCCTTGTGCCGACAACAGAAATCATCACAGGATTGCAACCAGAGTGGGCGGTAAAATTGGGCTTGCTTGCTGATGTGAAATTTGTGATTGGGGCAAACGACGGCGTGCTTTCCAACCTTGGGGTAAACGCAGTACAGCCAGGCGTGGTGGCATTGACCATCGGAACAAGCGGGGCAATCCGTACCGTTGCGGACAAACCGGTAACCGATCCAAAGGGTAGAACGTTCTGCTATGCATTGACAGAAGACCATTGGGTCATTGGCGGTCCGGTCAACAATGGAGGCATGATTATGCGCTGGCTTCGTGATGAATTTTGCCAAGCAGAAGTGGAAGAGGCGAAAGCACACGGAGTCGATCCATATGATGTGATGACAGCTAAAATTTCACAAGTAAAGCCTGGGGCAGAAGGTGTCCTTTTCCACCCTTACCTGACAGGTGAACGTGCACCGTTGTGGAACGGAAATGCACGCGGATCCTTTTACGGTCTTGGCATCCACCATAAAAGAGAGCACATGATGCGCGCGGTATTGGAAGGCATCAATCTTAATCTCTATACTGTCTTATTGGCATTGGAAGAGATTATCGGAATTCCTGAAAAGATTCATGCAACAGGCGGATTTGCCCGTTCTGAAGTATGGTGCCAGATGCTTTCTAACATCTTCAATCAGGAAGTAAGTATCCCGGAAAGCGTAGAAAGTTCTTGCCTTGGTGCTGCGGTTCTTGGCTTGTATGCACTTGGTGAGATTGACTCGTTTGATGTGATGAACGAGATGGTGGGGACGACGAATGGGTATGTTCCTGACCAAGCGGAAGTGGAAGTCTATAAAGAGCTGACGCCGTTGTTCATTCGATTGAGCCGTTTGTATGAGCAAGAGTTTGATGCGGTGGTAGCGTTTCAGCAGAGGAAATGA
- a CDS encoding peptide chain release factor 3 has protein sequence MKNELLNKEIDRRRTFAIISHPDAGKTTLTEKLLLFGNVIRSAGTVKGKKSGKFATSDWMEIEKKRGISVTSSVMSFEYMDKHINILDTPGHEDFSEDTYRTLTAVDSAVMIIDCTKGVEPQTIKLFKVCRMRGIPIFTFINKLDREGKEPLALLEEIEEVLGIESYAMNWPVGMGKRFLGVYDRYNEVFIRYQGKDEEDRIPFKELDAVEEISTHPTFIQAKEDFELLEEAGNDFDINKVKNGLQTPVFFGSAISNFGVEMFFRTFLDLASEPQPRQTEEGTVEPKSAEFSGFIFKIQANMNPAHRDRLAFLRICSGVFERGMTVTVSRTGKSIKLTQSQQFLASDRETVDHAYPGDIIGIYDPGVYQIGDSLFSGGNQKVEFDEIPTFAPELFVKVEAKNVMKGKQFGKGITQLVQEGAIQLFRQYGTEAYILGAVGQLQLDVFEYRMKGEYNVEVVYNMIGSKIPRWLESQDVDTSLFDSRNILVKDRNDQYVALFDNDFSLRWFQDKNPKVGLIDIMAEED, from the coding sequence GTGAAAAATGAACTTTTAAATAAAGAGATAGACCGCCGCAGAACCTTTGCGATTATATCCCACCCGGATGCCGGGAAAACGACCTTGACGGAGAAACTTCTTTTATTCGGTAACGTTATTCGTTCGGCAGGTACGGTAAAAGGGAAGAAGTCTGGAAAATTTGCAACATCTGACTGGATGGAAATTGAAAAGAAACGTGGAATTTCAGTAACATCAAGTGTTATGAGTTTTGAGTATATGGATAAGCATATCAATATTCTTGATACCCCAGGACACGAAGATTTCAGTGAAGATACGTATCGTACGTTGACTGCCGTGGATAGTGCCGTGATGATCATTGACTGTACAAAAGGGGTCGAGCCGCAGACTATCAAGCTTTTCAAGGTTTGTCGTATGCGTGGTATTCCGATTTTCACATTCATCAACAAATTGGACCGTGAAGGTAAAGAGCCGCTTGCGCTTTTGGAAGAGATCGAAGAAGTACTTGGCATCGAGTCTTATGCGATGAACTGGCCGGTTGGAATGGGGAAACGCTTCTTAGGTGTTTACGACCGTTACAATGAAGTGTTCATCCGTTATCAAGGAAAAGATGAAGAGGATCGCATTCCGTTTAAGGAACTGGATGCTGTGGAGGAGATCTCTACTCACCCAACTTTTATCCAAGCAAAAGAGGACTTTGAGCTGTTAGAAGAGGCCGGGAATGACTTTGACATCAACAAGGTGAAGAATGGTTTACAGACTCCAGTATTCTTCGGAAGTGCGATCTCCAACTTTGGTGTGGAAATGTTTTTCCGTACGTTCTTGGATCTTGCAAGTGAGCCGCAGCCGCGTCAGACAGAAGAGGGTACGGTTGAGCCTAAATCTGCAGAGTTCTCCGGATTTATTTTCAAAATCCAGGCGAATATGAACCCTGCTCACCGTGACCGTCTTGCTTTCTTGCGCATCTGTTCCGGTGTGTTCGAGCGTGGAATGACAGTAACAGTTAGCAGAACTGGAAAGTCCATTAAATTGACTCAGTCCCAACAATTCTTGGCATCTGACCGTGAAACGGTGGATCATGCGTATCCTGGTGATATCATCGGAATTTATGATCCGGGTGTGTATCAAATTGGGGATTCTCTGTTCAGCGGTGGCAATCAAAAGGTTGAGTTCGATGAAATCCCGACGTTTGCTCCGGAGCTTTTCGTTAAAGTAGAAGCGAAAAACGTTATGAAAGGGAAGCAATTCGGAAAAGGTATTACCCAACTTGTACAGGAGGGTGCCATCCAATTGTTCCGTCAATACGGTACGGAAGCATATATCCTAGGAGCGGTTGGTCAGCTTCAATTGGACGTATTTGAGTACCGGATGAAAGGCGAGTATAACGTGGAAGTCGTCTACAATATGATCGGCTCGAAAATTCCGCGTTGGTTGGAGAGCCAAGACGTCGATACTTCGTTGTTCGATTCCCGTAACATTTTGGTGAAAGACCGCAACGATCAGTATGTTGCCTTGTTTGATAACGACTTCTCGTTACGCTGGTTCCAAGATAAAAATCCGAAGGTCGGCTTGATTGATATTATGGCGGAAGAGGATTAA
- the gnd gene encoding phosphogluconate dehydrogenase (NAD(+)-dependent, decarboxylating), which translates to MKLAMIGLGKMGYNLTLNLIDNKHEVVAFDVDNENVVKSEQAGAIGAYSIEEALGKLESPKVVWMMVPAGEITENVLSEITSFVTEGDIIIDGGNSNYKDTLKRAEELAAKGVHYLDVGTSGGMEGARNGACTMVGGNEEAFKHVETLFQDICVENGYLYAGKSGSGHFLKMVHNGVEYGMMQAIAEGFDILEKSDFDFDYEKVARVWNNGSVVRSWLMELTENAFSKDARLEGIKGVMHSSGEGKWTVETALDLQAAAPVIALSLMMRYRSLEPDTFSGKVVAALRNEFGGHAVEKN; encoded by the coding sequence ATGAAACTAGCAATGATAGGATTAGGCAAGATGGGTTATAACCTTACATTAAACTTAATAGATAACAAGCATGAAGTAGTTGCTTTTGATGTTGATAATGAAAACGTTGTCAAAAGCGAACAGGCTGGTGCAATCGGTGCTTACTCCATCGAGGAAGCATTAGGTAAACTGGAATCACCGAAAGTGGTATGGATGATGGTGCCGGCTGGTGAGATCACAGAAAATGTGCTCTCAGAGATTACTAGTTTCGTAACAGAGGGAGACATCATCATCGATGGCGGAAACTCCAACTACAAAGATACGTTAAAGCGTGCGGAAGAGCTTGCCGCAAAAGGAGTCCACTACTTGGATGTAGGGACAAGCGGCGGAATGGAAGGGGCTCGCAACGGAGCTTGCACAATGGTCGGCGGAAATGAAGAAGCGTTCAAACACGTTGAAACATTATTCCAAGATATTTGTGTAGAAAACGGCTACTTATATGCTGGAAAATCCGGCAGCGGTCACTTCTTGAAAATGGTCCACAATGGTGTGGAGTACGGCATGATGCAAGCGATTGCTGAAGGCTTCGACATCCTAGAAAAAAGTGATTTCGATTTTGACTATGAAAAAGTTGCGAGAGTTTGGAACAACGGATCTGTCGTACGCTCATGGTTGATGGAACTCACAGAAAATGCATTCAGCAAAGATGCGAGATTAGAAGGAATCAAGGGCGTTATGCATTCATCCGGTGAGGGTAAATGGACAGTAGAGACAGCCCTCGACCTCCAAGCCGCAGCACCAGTCATCGCCCTATCCCTAATGATGCGCTACCGCTCACTAGAGCCAGACACATTCTCCGGAAAAGTAGTAGCCGCCCTCCGCAACGAATTCGGCGGACATGCAGTAGAGAAGAACTGA
- a CDS encoding DUF2198 family protein, whose amino-acid sequence MLVKLVLALIIPALLVVLFTRVTYNLYVGTGLAAALILVSIFKGHGNEWYVILVDVLSLAIGFLYAKKMVGKFK is encoded by the coding sequence TTGTTAGTAAAGCTGGTTTTAGCGTTGATTATCCCTGCGCTGCTCGTGGTCCTTTTCACAAGAGTGACCTATAACCTTTACGTGGGTACAGGTTTGGCGGCAGCACTCATTTTAGTTTCCATTTTTAAAGGACATGGGAACGAATGGTATGTTATTTTAGTGGATGTCCTTTCCTTAGCGATCGGATTTTTGTATGCGAAGAAAATGGTAGGGAAATTCAAATAA